The Biomphalaria glabrata chromosome 17, xgBioGlab47.1, whole genome shotgun sequence genome segment GTTATTAAAGTGTCCCGTCATTTCGCAgcagagttgtcaagtttttgtttatgttgtgtTTATAGTGTAAGCAGAGAGCTTGGTAGCGTAGCAATACATATAATCATAAATATTTCTCTTAAGATACataaaaaataactattttgttATAGTTTTAAAGCAAGAATAAATcataaacagtttttttttatagatctaaataacacACTTAACAATCCTTTGTAGATATTGTCGGCCTGATGTCTACCTCATATTTACATAGATACCCACGTGACCACGCAGACCTGTGGTCAACAGGACCGGAAGTGTTCAGCGAAGACAAAGTGCAATGCGCCATGTTCTGTCAGACGAACCAAACTGAGTGTCAGAGTTTCTCTTACGACCAGCTGACCGGGAAATGTCAAATAGGTGATTCTAACGGAATTTTTAGTTCTGTCagtgatatcttatcttatataatacagacactacttcaaaaaaagaagatgattacttcctacgcgtcatgcatttagtcatgcatgtttaactaatgacctaaattctgccaagtcactggttttcctggctaatatTAAAACGAACTGTTGTAGTGTAGCTCGCTTTGTTGCGATTCCTGTTCAGTTAATCTTTATTTCAAATTAGCCATAAAAAGAATACAATTAGAGgccaattattttaaataaaaactttttttaaagcctaaATTATTCTACTTTTTAATGTCAAACGTCACTTTCATTTAAGTTTCTGATATTATCTTTCCACTTTCAGAGATGCGATATAGCAAAATCTAGAATTTAAGTAgccagggtgtcatgtaaccagcacaacgaccaaccgcctttactttaccattatttttactaatgtcaggtacccattaaagttgggtggactcatgggcaTCCTGAAAATACTAAATTTttaaatcccagccttcactgggattcgaacccgagacccccgCTTCACAAATCATGCGCCTCACGACTTGGCAGCTACGCCCCCTCAGTTTTAAAGAAACAGAGCTACTTTCTGGGGCAAAACTAAACTGTTGAAATGCAAACAAAAGTTTCAAAATTCATCATTTCTATGTTATTCTAACTCTGAATAGACATCAGAATAGTAATACGACTcctattattaatataattgttattgttattattattattattattattattacagtatTAATGTTTATTCTCTGGAacttgtgatagtaagtgtacgtgttttgagtggctggtaatgcagtgtgtgtgtgtgcctgtgtatgaaatgaccagtggaccttgagtgtacatggttgagtgaacagcagtgtgtcaggactgtgtgtaaaaggaagtcagtttTAGAGAACaggtggctggagtaaagaacataaatagaGACTAATAAAAGCATTGTGTTTATCGAAGCGCATTATGTTTTAGTGTCTATTAAAGAACTGCTAGggcagcagttctcaaccttttaagctctgcgacccctttttacaatcccccccactctgccgcgaccccccccccccccacacacacacacatacagcaatagaagagtagacaataccaatccatcttttcgatggtcttaggcgacccctggcaaatggtcaatcgacccccaagggggtcgcgacccacaggctgagaacccctgtgcTAGGGGCGAGCTtcgttaaagaaaaacaaaattcattgtagttccTTTAAGTAGTATCCACTGAGAAATTatagcaattatgcataaaaccctgaaccataatcttcaaatacaaaaacaaaatttaataaaatactctgaaagacacaaagataagggcacactcctcgtcccatacgctaggacaaatttgtacaaatactccttcttccctagtgctattatgcatggaatgggttgcctgagctagccagtaaaaccagtgacttggcagaatttaagtcattggttaatgggttctgtggcattttacgtctcgagagacgatcttttccctttgcaacttcttgtgtgacaaaagaggccaatccttgatacacagctgcgatcgcaggttgtgCATAtataattggttaatatgcatgactaaatgcatgacgcgtaggacgtaatcatcttcttttttgaagtaacctctgtattatataagataagaagataagataaattatcTGATGATTTGGTAGGTCTGCAGCAGTAGGCCTATTTCCCTCTCTCAGGTAATGAGGATCCTATTAAGAATGCCCAGGGCTTCTAATGTGTATGTGTCAGTGCCATTGTCCCATCGgtttatattattaatactaatattattatccttattatttaaaaagcggTCTCTACATGCTTTGCTCTGGGAATAAATGTATTTGATATTATCATGTGTGTATCGTACAGTGTTTGTATAACACAGTGCACGTATCGTATAGTGCGTGTATCATATAGTGTGTATATTAAACATTGTGTATCATACAGTGTATGTATCATTCTGTGTGTGTCGTATATTGTGTGCTCCATACCGTGTGTGTATTATATAGCGCGTGTCGTATATTGTGTGCTTTATACAGTGTGTGTATCATGCAGTGTCTGTATCATTCAGTGTGTATTAAACAGTGTGTACATCATACAATGTTTGTATTAATGTAGCTTTGACCCtgacatatttacatatttctAATCCCCAGGTCGTTGTGTAATTCCGTGGCCTAACAGCACAAGTTCTTCCATACAGTTCTATCAGGTGCAGCAGCCGTTATGCGAGAGTACCCCAGGCTTCAAGATGTTCACTTTTGGCAACATCAGCGCCTGCCTCTGGCTGTCTTCCTCATTTAAAAACTTCACAGATGCAAAAGCTCATTGTCAAGGTACTGCAGAAAGGTCCCGGATTCAATTCTTTTCATTCTCATTGTAAATACGTATCATTTAAGtcaattgtttcttttacaacGAGTGGTTTCCCTTTGTATATAATAGATAGAAATGTTGTCTTTggccaagaaaaagaagaagcaaaATTAACAGTGGCTGGTGATGTGGGAATGGTGGTATGGGTACTTTCTACTTCagaaaaatattgtattttcttAACACACACTTGTGCTAAATTTCTGAAAATTTGCAGTATTTTTACAAGCATTGTGGGCGTTCAATAAGGGTGGTTGAAGCCTTAATCTGTGGGTGTCtttaaaagtgtgtgtgtgtgtgtgtgcgtatttTTCGTGTGGCCTATGGAGGCAggtaatgtaaaggtcatctgtatctaTGGCCGACGGCTTACGAAACTGTCACGAGGCCGGCACAACGACCGGCCGCTTCTACTACCGCAAGGCATGACAAGTTAATTATCTAATggcttaatttgttt includes the following:
- the LOC106067609 gene encoding uncharacterized protein LOC106067609, producing the protein MSFTKDVFMFLVAAVFLFQDIVGLMSTSYLHRYPRDHADLWSTGPEVFSEDKVQCAMFCQTNQTECQSFSYDQLTGKCQIGRCVIPWPNSTSSSIQFYQVQQPLCESTPGFKMFTFGNISACLWLSSSFKNFTDAKAHCQGMKSTLASVKSVEKLQLLISSRNQDAYIGLDDLVKTGTFVWHDDGTVLRSELMPQIFAYDEPSFGVTPENCVMYTKSQLALNNVVCSRAHYYVCEKQCFQF